In the genome of Halorubrum sp. BV1, one region contains:
- a CDS encoding site-specific integrase: MKTIPLKDDRWRVFLDTDEYRTLLESAYEPPSRSARQVRLEMRLMACSMRVDTVSELRWHQFEKRETPEGDRWVCTVEAKDSTDREAETRPRAVFIPNDIMDDVQRYVERRNIGPDDLLFPISTRTIQRDVTRSANHAATKTGDDDFRKVSSHDLRRYFATHLLFRHQVPPPVVRVLGGWKSDDAMFEYLVLPDDVLFERLGEAGLLGTSYDRLSRHDHAEKIAATTTRLAELVEAADEDDVEFAGAGVKAVFEGVEAITVDVEDGTYIDSDGEPDPDQLSFQRFNIDEEGVAYPAATAKVAYVACVVLASWSATFGTLG, encoded by the coding sequence ATGAAGACAATTCCGTTGAAAGATGACCGGTGGCGAGTGTTCCTCGACACCGACGAGTATCGAACCCTCCTGGAGAGCGCGTACGAACCCCCGAGTCGGAGCGCCCGACAGGTCCGCCTGGAGATGCGGCTGATGGCCTGCTCGATGCGCGTGGACACGGTGAGCGAGCTGCGCTGGCACCAGTTCGAAAAGCGCGAGACGCCGGAAGGCGACCGCTGGGTGTGTACGGTCGAGGCGAAGGATTCTACAGATAGAGAGGCCGAGACGCGACCACGCGCGGTGTTCATCCCGAACGACATCATGGACGACGTCCAGCGGTACGTCGAGAGGCGGAACATCGGTCCCGACGACCTGCTGTTCCCGATCTCGACGCGAACTATCCAGCGCGACGTCACGCGGTCGGCAAACCACGCAGCGACGAAGACCGGCGACGACGACTTCCGCAAGGTTTCGTCGCACGATCTCCGTCGGTACTTCGCCACGCACCTGCTGTTCCGCCACCAGGTCCCCCCGCCGGTTGTGCGCGTGCTCGGGGGTTGGAAGAGCGACGACGCGATGTTCGAATACCTGGTGCTCCCGGACGACGTCCTCTTCGAGCGGCTGGGAGAAGCGGGCCTTCTCGGGACCTCCTACGACAGGCTCTCCCGACACGATCACGCCGAGAAGATCGCCGCGACGACCACTCGGCTGGCGGAGCTGGTCGAGGCCGCGGACGAGGACGACGTCGAGTTCGCGGGTGCGGGTGTGAAGGCGGTCTTCGAGGGAGTCGAAGCCATCACTGTGGACGTCGAGGACGGGACGTACATCGACTCCGACGGGGAGCCGGACCCGGATCAGCTGTCGTTCCAGCGGTTCAACATCGACGAAGAGGGCGTTGCGTATCCGGCAGCGACGGCGAAAGTGGCGTACGTGGCGTGTGTCGTCCTCGCCTCCTGGAGCGCGACATTCGGCACGCTCGGGTAG